In Eriocheir sinensis breed Jianghai 21 unplaced genomic scaffold, ASM2467909v1 Scaffold203, whole genome shotgun sequence, one DNA window encodes the following:
- the LOC126990806 gene encoding neogenin-like isoform X5: MLCGYTIAWDQGVADIYSKIVDSKQHGYFIDKLEPNMEFVISLRAFNNVGDGQPVYQQVHTQPEEEEVVAPTLDPAVWVKAVVLTPFTVVLQWADTMLSQNQYNSCTTFSSSSSSRYVNATDVTCLIDSLKPSTVCLA; this comes from the exons ATGCTGTGCGGCTACACCATTGCCTGGGACCAAGGCGTGGCGGACATCTACTCCAAGATCGTGGACAGCAAGCAGCACGGTTACTTCATTGATAAGCTGG AACCCAACATGGAGTTTGTGATAAGCCTGCGAGCCTTCAACAACGTGGGTGACGGGCAACCGGTGTACCAGCAAGTCCAcacccagccagaggaggaggaggtggtggcacccacgctggacccggcggtgtgggtgaaggccgtggtgctgacgcccttcaccgtggtgctgcagtgggcagacaccatgctgagccagaaccag TACAACAGCTGCaccaccttctcgtcctcatcctccagccgctacgtcaacgccacggatgtgacctgcctcattgacagcctcaagccatcaacagtgt GTTTGGCGTGA
- the LOC126990806 gene encoding neogenin-like isoform X3, which translates to MLCGYTIAWDQGVADIYSKIVDSKQHGYFIDKLEPNMEFVISLRAFNNVGDGQPVYQQVHTQPEEEEVVAPTLDPAVWVKAVVLTPFTVVLQWADTMLSQNQYNSCTTFSSSSSSRYVNATDVTCLIDSLKPSTVCEFAVKTIRVWRESPYSLVASNTLLVA; encoded by the exons ATGCTGTGCGGCTACACCATTGCCTGGGACCAAGGCGTGGCGGACATCTACTCCAAGATCGTGGACAGCAAGCAGCACGGTTACTTCATTGATAAGCTGG AACCCAACATGGAGTTTGTGATAAGCCTGCGAGCCTTCAACAACGTGGGTGACGGGCAACCGGTGTACCAGCAAGTCCAcacccagccagaggaggaggaggtggtggcacccacgctggacccggcggtgtgggtgaaggccgtggtgctgacgcccttcaccgtggtgctgcagtgggcagacaccatgctgagccagaaccag TACAACAGCTGCaccaccttctcgtcctcatcctccagccgctacgtcaacgccacggatgtgacctgcctcattgacagcctcaagccatcaacagtgtgtgagtttgctgtgaagaccatcagg GTTTGGCGTGAGTCCCCCTATAGCCTGGTGGCCTCCAACACCCTGCTGGTGGCCTGA
- the LOC126990806 gene encoding neogenin-like isoform X4, which translates to MLCGYTIAWDQGVADIYSKIVDSKQHGYFIDKLEPNMEFVISLRAFNNVGDGQPVYQQVHTQPEEEEVVAPTLDPAVWVKAVVLTPFTVVLQWADTMLSQNQYNSCTTFSSSSSSRYVNATDVTCLIDSLKPSTVCEFAVKTIRVRPQCWKPSFFFP; encoded by the exons ATGCTGTGCGGCTACACCATTGCCTGGGACCAAGGCGTGGCGGACATCTACTCCAAGATCGTGGACAGCAAGCAGCACGGTTACTTCATTGATAAGCTGG AACCCAACATGGAGTTTGTGATAAGCCTGCGAGCCTTCAACAACGTGGGTGACGGGCAACCGGTGTACCAGCAAGTCCAcacccagccagaggaggaggaggtggtggcacccacgctggacccggcggtgtgggtgaaggccgtggtgctgacgcccttcaccgtggtgctgcagtgggcagacaccatgctgagccagaaccag TACAACAGCTGCaccaccttctcgtcctcatcctccagccgctacgtcaacgccacggatgtgacctgcctcattgacagcctcaagccatcaacagtgtgtgagtttgctgtgaagaccatcagggtgagaccacagtgctggaagccttcgttcttctttccgtAA